Part of the Bacillus sp. N1-1 genome, TTAAGGTCTTGATGCCCCACAATCAATTGGTTCATTGGCAATCCAAGAGCAGAATAAAGTTCAACTTGCTCGACTCCCATCGTTCCGAGCGTTGTATGTGTGGTGAGCGGAAGCCCCGTTTCCATTGCTGCGATTCCTGCCCCAGTTAAGAGTTCTTCTTCAATAGGCTTGATCTCATAATGACTGCTCCCAATTTCTCCAATAACGCCAGGATAAACGTCTGTTCCATCAATCCCATTCTTTATTTCATCAATCATATGTTGTGCAAACTGATCACGATTCCATTTCGTTGCTTGATCTGGGAGGAATGGGTCTTTATAAAATCCTGTACTTGCGATGAGATGCACACCGGTTGTTTCGCTTAACTTCCTAAGGAGAGTGGCATTACGTCCCATTCCGTCGTTCGTAACTTCAACCATCGCCTGTCCACCTGAAGCTTTAAAGTAGCGAAGTTCTTCTTCCATTCCACCTATATCATCAAGAATAGTGTCGGGATCTTTTTTGATTCGTGATAGGTCAATACAAAGGTGTTCATGAGCTGAACAAACCCCAAGCTCATTAGGATTAATTTGTCCTCTAACCGTTTGAATCATCTTAGCTCCTCCTTCTACTGTGGTATTTGCATAAGTCCTAGAACGACAAGAATGTTCGCCAAAATCCCAACTGCGATCGCGCCAATCGGTCCTATAGCCATTCGCACAATTGGTCGGCCCGCAATCTCATTTAACAAATAGAATCCTGCAATGATAAAGAACCCGAGACCAGGAGCAATAGCATTAGCTGCGTTTGCACCACCAATCAAAAGAGCAACTTCTAGAATTCGACTCATCGCTGTACGAATATTTTCTCCTGATTGACGTACACCAGGATATTTATCAAGAAAACGAGCAATCTGGCTTAGTAGCATAACCTCTAGAAAAACAGTAATAGTACCGATAATAGCTGCAACCCATACATTTGGAACAAGCAATCCTACGACGAAAATGATTGTAAATCCAACTGGACTATAAACACCTGTTGCAATCGCCGTACTAGCAACTAGAGGGATAAATCCAAGTGCACGAGCTCCAGCAGCGATAGCAGCATCTGTTATTTTTCCGTCTGCAATTAAATTTAAAGATATTGGATCTCCAGCCATAATCAAAAGGTTCGTAGCTGCAGCAATAAGCCCACCCATAATCATGAAATAAACGACATGCTTTTTAATGCGATCGACTCTCTCACTGAAAACCGAAGCAAGATCAATCCCGCTTCCGTCCCCTTCAGGTTTTTGACGCACAGCATATGTAATTAAGAAAATCATTCCAGTAATAAGAGCCATTCCTTCTTGATTTAACGTAACCGTCGTATCACCGAAAGTCATGACACCGCTTTCATTTAACCATACAGCTAACTGCCGGATAATTGCTGAAGTGATAAACGTTAGAACACCTTTTTTAACACTGAATTGCAATGCCACAGCTAAAGCTGGAAATGCCATGAAGGTTACCACTACCGGCGATCCCACTTGGCCCATTGCATCTAAAAAATTTAATGGCAGTTTTTCAAATAAAGTGACAAATCCTTCTAGTCCAACTAATAAACCTGCACCATATGCTCCACCTACAATTGCTGCAACAGGTGTACCCCATTTATTTCGCGGGGTGATCAATCCAATAATATCTGTTCCTAGCAAAATACTATGGATAAGGATAATGCTTGCTGTAATGGTAAACGGAATCCCAAAACCAACAACAAGTCCAAAACTCATAGCAAAAGCAGTTAGACCAAGCTCTTTACGTCCCATTCGCCCTTCAGTATTTTCAGGTACAATTGGTCGTAAGCCATCGTTAAAGACAGCCAAATTCAAATTCGCAAGAACAGCTGCCATAGCCCCTATTAAGATGACGAGAACCATTTCCATGTAATGAACCCCCTTCCAAATTATAGTGCTTTAATTGCCCTCATGATCATCGGCACGGCAGTTTCCATATGATCTGCAGTAAAACCAAATGCTTTTTTTCCGTCCTTAACAGCCTGTAAAATTTTTTCTTCATTCGGTTTCCTTCCCGGCATTGAAACCGTTTCACAGCTGGGCTTCCCAATTATAGCAATCGCCATTGCTAGCGCTCCGCCGCCCCCAGTGTGACACGCTCCAACATAGTAATCTGCCTGACCAGTTTTCACTGCCATGGCGGCTTCTACATCTGATTTAACTGAGGTTTCCACTCCATCTGGTCCATGTTCCTTCACAAGGGCTTCAACTTCTTTTTTATCGACCTGACCACCTACAACAATTTTCATTTAAATTTCCTCCTTTTTGATTTCTTGAAAAATAGATACATAGTGTATTTTCAAAAAGGCAATTTCAGATTGTGGAATTTCCTCAGTCCAATTGGATTGAATCCAGCTAATCTCCCTTTTTGCTACTTGTATTAGATCGGATTTCTCTATTTCCGAAATGAGCTCATCCGGGGGCGGATCGATCGATTCTCCACGCGAGATACGCGTTAAGGCGGATGCAAGGTGAGTGACAAGCATTTCTACTTTATTTTGGGGAAGCGGCTTTTGCGTCTGACTACTTAATCTTTGAACGGCTTGCTCGGCGATAGCTGAAGCTTCTGAACTAATCACATCACCTGCTTTCAGAATATCTAATCGTTCTTTAATCGTCGTCATAAAATCAACCCTCCAATATACAGTATTTAGTATATTAATTCTATAAGTAATCTTAGAAGAAATCCTACCTAATAACTCGGATAAATTTCTCCTTTTTCAACTTGAATTTGCAACTCTTTAACGTTAATGACAGATAAATCAAGTAAGGCATCTCTGAGTTCTACTCTCTCCCTATGTAATAGCATAGTAGCCTCATTTACTTTCCTACTTAGTTCCTGAGCTTTAATCGAGCGGAATGATCCTTTTCCCATTTCTTCTGAATGAATGATCTCATCCTTATTCCAAACTGCAGCATCAATTTCATTGTTCTTGAGCATCTCCATCAACTGCATGTAGTTTACTTCAATTAATTGAACGTCAATACCTTCTGTTTCATACTCCGTAAGAAGATGCTGATCAGCTGAAGAATAGTCAATTCCTACACGCATACCGCTTTGAATAGATTTGTTTTTAGGGTTAGAAAAAACAATTTCATGTCCTGAAACGTAGGAGTTCTTTCCAAAATTTTTCACCATCTCGATACTACCATCATTCTCAATAGCAAGCTCAGCTGCAAGCCTTGAAACAATCACAAAATCATACCTTCCAGCTTTCAACGCTTCAATTCGATTTGATGATCCTCTCATAAATGCAAGATTAAAAGGAATTTTCATTCTTTCAAGCACCTGAACTAAACCAGTAGCAAGGCCTTCATATTTTCTCGAATATGGCAAAGGCATGGCACCCATAACAGATCCAAGTCCTGCAATATCCCAAAGTAACTGTCGATCAGTTCTAACAAGAAACGTACCAAGGTGTCCCCTCGCTTCAAGAACAATGGCTCCTATTTCTTCAAGTAGACGTAACGCTCCCTGAATTGTCCCCCTTCCAAGTGATGTTTCTGTAACAAAATCACTTACGCGAGGAATACGGCTTCCCGGCTCGATCGCTAGTAGATTAGCAGCAATTCTCCTAGCTGCGAGCCCATTCTTGCTGTATAATTTCTCCCATTTGCCTTCCATATCCTCACCTCAATATACAATTTTTCGTATTTTCACTATATAGGATAACTTAGAATCGAAAACTTTTCAATGAATATTCTGAAAAAAACAAGCGAGGTGAATGCAATCACCCCGCCGTTTCCTTATTTTTGATAAGTTATGTTAGCTTTTTCTGTAGTTTTTCTTACTGTTGCTCCGCTTTACCTTTAACGCCGATTAATAGGATTCATTCTTAAAACAAATTAGGATTAATCACTTTTGGAAGATAAAACGCGACATCGGGTATAAAAGCCACGACTAAAAGTACTACGAGGACAATGGCAATATACGGCATAACGGCTCCTAACGAACGCTCAACCGGTAGCTTTCCTATTTTCGCCGCTAGAAGTAAACACAATCCATATGGCGGTGTCACCAGTCCAACAGCCAACGTCATGATTGTCACAATTCCTAGTAAGATAGGATCAATTTCAAAACCGATCGCAACTGGCAATATAACTGGGATAAATAAAATCATAGCCGGTATAGCATCCATAAACGTTCCTATGAATAAGAAGAAAGCAATGATGATCAAAAGAAATACCCATTTGCTATCAATGTTATTGGCAAAGAATTGCTCAGCCCATAATGATAATTGATAGTAACTCATCAATTCACCCAGCGCATTTGCTGCCGCTAAAGCGAATAGAGACAATGAACTAAGTGTTAGCGTATCGACTAGAATTTTTGGGAAATCTTTTATTTTTAGTGTTTTGTAATAAAAAAGACCAATGATCACTGTATAAAGTGAAGCAAATGCAGCTGCTTCTGTTGCTGTGAAAATGCCTGTAATGATTCCCCCAATTAAGATAACTGGAGTCATTAGGGCAGGAATAGTACCGATGAACTGCTTCATAAAATTTTTCATGGAAGCTTTTTGATAAGTTGGATAGCCTCTCTTTCTCGCAAGAATATAAACCAGGACCATCATGCCAAGACCAACGAGAATACCAGGAATGATTCCTACTAAGAACAAAGCAC contains:
- a CDS encoding phosphotriesterase, with the protein product MIQTVRGQINPNELGVCSAHEHLCIDLSRIKKDPDTILDDIGGMEEELRYFKASGGQAMVEVTNDGMGRNATLLRKLSETTGVHLIASTGFYKDPFLPDQATKWNRDQFAQHMIDEIKNGIDGTDVYPGVIGEIGSSHYEIKPIEEELLTGAGIAAMETGLPLTTHTTLGTMGVEQVELYSALGLPMNQLIVGHQDLNQDDERVLAVVEAGAFVGFDTIGKINYRPDEERIKMICHLIERGYGEQILLSADLTRKSHWHKHGGIGYDHVLNEFVPRLKEAGLSDEDIRMMLIDNPAHAFSRKGSA
- a CDS encoding YhfT family protein, producing the protein MEMVLVILIGAMAAVLANLNLAVFNDGLRPIVPENTEGRMGRKELGLTAFAMSFGLVVGFGIPFTITASIILIHSILLGTDIIGLITPRNKWGTPVAAIVGGAYGAGLLVGLEGFVTLFEKLPLNFLDAMGQVGSPVVVTFMAFPALAVALQFSVKKGVLTFITSAIIRQLAVWLNESGVMTFGDTTVTLNQEGMALITGMIFLITYAVRQKPEGDGSGIDLASVFSERVDRIKKHVVYFMIMGGLIAAATNLLIMAGDPISLNLIADGKITDAAIAAGARALGFIPLVASTAIATGVYSPVGFTIIFVVGLLVPNVWVAAIIGTITVFLEVMLLSQIARFLDKYPGVRQSGENIRTAMSRILEVALLIGGANAANAIAPGLGFFIIAGFYLLNEIAGRPIVRMAIGPIGAIAVGILANILVVLGLMQIPQ
- a CDS encoding DUF2620 domain-containing protein, which produces MKIVVGGQVDKKEVEALVKEHGPDGVETSVKSDVEAAMAVKTGQADYYVGACHTGGGGALAMAIAIIGKPSCETVSMPGRKPNEEKILQAVKDGKKAFGFTADHMETAVPMIMRAIKAL
- a CDS encoding PRD domain-containing protein yields the protein MTTIKERLDILKAGDVISSEASAIAEQAVQRLSSQTQKPLPQNKVEMLVTHLASALTRISRGESIDPPPDELISEIEKSDLIQVAKREISWIQSNWTEEIPQSEIAFLKIHYVSIFQEIKKEEI
- the yhfZ gene encoding GntR family transcriptional regulator YhfZ, with protein sequence MEGKWEKLYSKNGLAARRIAANLLAIEPGSRIPRVSDFVTETSLGRGTIQGALRLLEEIGAIVLEARGHLGTFLVRTDRQLLWDIAGLGSVMGAMPLPYSRKYEGLATGLVQVLERMKIPFNLAFMRGSSNRIEALKAGRYDFVIVSRLAAELAIENDGSIEMVKNFGKNSYVSGHEIVFSNPKNKSIQSGMRVGIDYSSADQHLLTEYETEGIDVQLIEVNYMQLMEMLKNNEIDAAVWNKDEIIHSEEMGKGSFRSIKAQELSRKVNEATMLLHRERVELRDALLDLSVINVKELQIQVEKGEIYPSY
- a CDS encoding TRAP transporter large permease produces the protein MIGILLVGLFIILMFLGIPIAFVIGIVALLGILNVPYIPEVTVPVKMLNGLDSFVLLAVPLFILAANLMNSGQISQKLIDLALAIVGHIRGGLAHANILVSMLFAGVSGAAQADTAGVGKILIPNMKKQGYDTETAVGITAASSTIGVIIPPSIPMIIFAGLTNVSVGALFLVGIIPGILVGLGMMVLVYILARKRGYPTYQKASMKNFMKQFIGTIPALMTPVILIGGIITGIFTATEAAAFASLYTVIIGLFYYKTLKIKDFPKILVDTLTLSSLSLFALAAANALGELMSYYQLSLWAEQFFANNIDSKWVFLLIIIAFFLFIGTFMDAIPAMILFIPVILPVAIGFEIDPILLGIVTIMTLAVGLVTPPYGLCLLLAAKIGKLPVERSLGAVMPYIAIVLVVLLVVAFIPDVAFYLPKVINPNLF